The following are encoded in a window of Pygocentrus nattereri isolate fPygNat1 chromosome 5, fPygNat1.pri, whole genome shotgun sequence genomic DNA:
- the si:dkey-117m1.4 gene encoding serine/arginine repetitive matrix protein 1 isoform X1, translated as MTEIVRTLFDCREPPTLDSDGKGGKPPPPRGRGCGRKRKGTPVKVCDRVFATEDDEESMSEHSYGPGDGQEGIQNKHKLFSAEESEGPYYTPESSSQSCSGEVSAEGSSSGRAPVLYPPPPNCRIREVHYGNQVRLVVIAIRDITKGEEITVDYSLTELAENTMGFHGTVPPAGFECHSVQENIKKEDESGPVPVSDYVTPSWSLSPSSSPVSHSEPSDSDRESDCVNSEAHNRMNRKKRKSTVSSPIIYTNSKKKPPQRPPGRPPTLPRSLPSSPPQPAAPSRPVFKCPAPAGVAGSNINVAACRGVNVSPLRQCCVYCGRHYRSLPRHLEKHHAHQPDVRASMERAHTSARLPHLHASLPSSSSSSSSTHHRCHKEKPRHAVVATQQSPPPLSLSPTRRSPTPSSPSHKSPAPPPITPPCRGGVPVSVLKRSPPTPVTLSRKVGRKVKKEKEEIEVVEKPKEEGIPMEAKEVETQQSKVEEAENGEREEDSGAEDKSDLSSSRRPHMLPLLSSLSSLVLYLRRLQHSAFISLSRSPQSAEAWRLLCHSSLALLILYNRRRECEVSKLTISEYQARVTPQCPIPVPPGAPPALTPLEASLSPFERLVLPHLPRVGVQGKRGRVQPLILPPHSEACLELLLQTRPGVGVDPQNPYIFARPYHSPATPLRGTDLLRSLAKSSGTRHPQALTQTRVRRQVAILTQLLLLGEGEEEGQCGNATQRLESFLQKEYHVTQSCATIGQDPGLMGLIGRVVLCGERDGVLFRGMSLHHICLELDVMSGNSADSLSEESEGEQEKEKNESSTIMIKKITINNKPPRPRKMNSSPFSPNRKRSSGQPKPGKRGVLKRPWSEAERAAVESHLVRNIMELRVPAKADCERCLEQCPLLVTNRRDWRAIKFYCHNRIQLLKKTQQRQSPPTLSVC; from the exons ACGTGGTTGTGGAAGGAAAAGGAAAGGCACACCGGTGAAGGTGTGTGATAGAGTCTTTGCCACagaagatgatgaagagagCATGTCGGAGCACAGCTACGGACCAg GTGATGGTCAAGAGGGAATACAGAATAAGCACAAATTGTTTTCTGCAGAAGAGTCAGAGGGGCCATATTACACACCAGAATCTTCTTCTCAatcctg TTCTGGAGAGGTATCAGCGGAAGGCTCCAGTAGTGGTAGAGCTCCAGTGCTGTATCCCCCTCCTCCAAACTGCCGCATTCGAGAAGTGCACTATGGCAATCAAGTACGGTTGGTAGTCATAGCGATCCGCGACATCACTAAGGGTGAGGAAATCACTGTGGATTACAGTTTGACAGAGTTGGCGGAAAACACAATG GGTTTTCATGGCACAGTGCCTCCTGCTGGCTTTGAATGCCACTCTGTCCAAGAGAACATTAAGAAG gAGGATGAGTCCGGACCAGTTCCTGTGTCGGATTATGTTACACCATCTtggtctctttctccctcatcctcccctgtctctcactctgagcCCAGCGACTCTGACCGTGAATCAGACTGTGTTAACAGCGAGGCACACAACCGGATGAACCGCAAAAAACGCAAATCAACAGTATCCTCTCCTATTATTTATACTAACAGCAAAAAGAAACCTCCTCAGCGCCCCCCCGGGCGGCCTCCGACACTACCCCGCTCTTTACCTTCCTCCCCACCACAGCCTGCTGCCCCCTCCAGGCCTGTTTTTAAGTGCCCTGCACCAGCTGGAGTTGCAGGGAGTAATATTAACGTAGCAGCATGTAGGGGTGTTAATGTCTCACCACTGAGACAGTGCTGTGTGTATTGTGGACGACACTACCGCTCACTCCCACGCCACCTGGAGAAACACCATGCCCACCAGCCAGATGTACGTGCCTCCATGGAACGAGCACACACCTCTGCTCGCCTGCCACATTTGCATGCCTCCTTGCCttcatcctcatcctcctcttcctccacacATCATCGCTGTCATAAAGAAAAACCCAGGCATGCAGTTGTAGCCACACAGCAGTCCCCACCCCCTTTATCCCTTTCCCCAACTAGAAGGAGCCCAACCCCCTCTAGCCCTTCCCACAAAAGCCCTGCCCCTCCACCAATAACCCCACCCTGTAGGGGAGGAGTCCCAGTGTCTGTTTTGAAGAGAAGCCCACCAACCCCTGTGACTCTGTCCCGGAAGGTGGGACGCAAagtgaagaaagagaaagaagagattGAAGTGGTGGAAAAACCAAAAGAAGAGGGGATTCCCATGGAAGCAAAGGAGGTGGAGACACAGCAATCAAAGGTGGAAGAGGCAGAAAATGGTGAGAGGGAGGAAGACAGCGGAGCAGAGGACAAGAGCGACCTGTCTAG tTCTCGTCGACCCCACATGCTCCCCCTCctgtcctctctttcttctttggTTCTGTACCTGCGGCGTCTTCAGCACTCCGCCTTTATCTCACTCTCACGCTCTCCTCAGTCGGCTGAAGCGTGGCGTCTGCTCTGCCATTCCAGTCTGGCTCTACTTATCCTGTACAACCGCCGCCGTGAGTGTGAGGTGTCCAAACTCACCATTTCTGAGTACCAGGCCAGGGTTACCCCACAGTGCCCCATTCCTGTGCCTCCTGGTGCCCCACCGGCTCTGACTCCACTTGAGGCTTCACTGTCCCCATTCGAACGCCTTGTGCTGCCTCACTTGCCGCGTGTGGGAGTCCAGGGCAAAAGGGGGCGTGTCCAGCCCCTCATCTTGCCCCCGCACTCTGAGGCCTGCCTGGAGCTTCTTTTGCAGACGCGGCCCGGAGTTGGAGTGGACCCCCAGAACCCTTATATTTTTGCCCGGCCATATCATTCCCCTGCCACTCCTCTGCGGGGTACAGATCTGCTACGGAGTTTGGCCAAATCCAGCGGTACTCGTCACCCACAGGCGCTAACACAGACACGTGTTCGCCGGCAGGTGGCCATTCTAACCCAACTGCTGCTGCTGGGTGAGGGAGAAGAGGAAGGCCAGTGTGGAAATGCCACACAGCGTCTGGAAAGCTTCCTGCAGAAGGAGTACCATGTGACGCAGAGCTGCGCTACCATTGGTCAGGATCCTGGGCTGATGGGCCTTATTGGGCGAGTGGTCCTGTGTGGGGAGAGGGATGGCGTCTTGTTCCGGGGCATGAGTCTCCATCATATTTGCTTGGAGTTAGACG tgATGTCAGGCAACTCTGCAGATTCTCTGTCAGAGGAATCAGAAGGCgagcaggaaaaagaaaagaatgaatcGTCCAcaattatgataaaaaaaatcaccattAACAACAAGCCCCCTCGCCCCAGGAAGATGAATTCCTCTCCCTTTTCCCCCAACCGCAAGAGAAGCTCTGGACAGCCTAAACCAG GTAAACGGGGTGTTCTGAAGCGGCCTTGGTCTGAAGCAGAACGTGCAGCCGTGGAGTCCCACCTTGTGCGTAACATCATGGAGCTGCGTGTTCCCGCTAAAGCTGACTGTGAACGGTGCCTGGAGCAATGCCCCCTTCTGGTCACCAACCGCCGTGACTGGAGGGCCATTAAGTTCTACTGCCACAATCGTATTCAGCTGCTGAAAAAAACCCAGCAGAGACAGAGCCCACCCACCCTGTCTGTTTGCTGA
- the si:dkey-117m1.4 gene encoding serine/arginine repetitive matrix protein 1 isoform X2: protein MVKRELSQKAKLSIYRRGCGRKRKGTPVKVCDRVFATEDDEESMSEHSYGPGDGQEGIQNKHKLFSAEESEGPYYTPESSSQSCSGEVSAEGSSSGRAPVLYPPPPNCRIREVHYGNQVRLVVIAIRDITKGEEITVDYSLTELAENTMGFHGTVPPAGFECHSVQENIKKEDESGPVPVSDYVTPSWSLSPSSSPVSHSEPSDSDRESDCVNSEAHNRMNRKKRKSTVSSPIIYTNSKKKPPQRPPGRPPTLPRSLPSSPPQPAAPSRPVFKCPAPAGVAGSNINVAACRGVNVSPLRQCCVYCGRHYRSLPRHLEKHHAHQPDVRASMERAHTSARLPHLHASLPSSSSSSSSTHHRCHKEKPRHAVVATQQSPPPLSLSPTRRSPTPSSPSHKSPAPPPITPPCRGGVPVSVLKRSPPTPVTLSRKVGRKVKKEKEEIEVVEKPKEEGIPMEAKEVETQQSKVEEAENGEREEDSGAEDKSDLSSSRRPHMLPLLSSLSSLVLYLRRLQHSAFISLSRSPQSAEAWRLLCHSSLALLILYNRRRECEVSKLTISEYQARVTPQCPIPVPPGAPPALTPLEASLSPFERLVLPHLPRVGVQGKRGRVQPLILPPHSEACLELLLQTRPGVGVDPQNPYIFARPYHSPATPLRGTDLLRSLAKSSGTRHPQALTQTRVRRQVAILTQLLLLGEGEEEGQCGNATQRLESFLQKEYHVTQSCATIGQDPGLMGLIGRVVLCGERDGVLFRGMSLHHICLELDVMSGNSADSLSEESEGEQEKEKNESSTIMIKKITINNKPPRPRKMNSSPFSPNRKRSSGQPKPGKRGVLKRPWSEAERAAVESHLVRNIMELRVPAKADCERCLEQCPLLVTNRRDWRAIKFYCHNRIQLLKKTQQRQSPPTLSVC, encoded by the exons ACGTGGTTGTGGAAGGAAAAGGAAAGGCACACCGGTGAAGGTGTGTGATAGAGTCTTTGCCACagaagatgatgaagagagCATGTCGGAGCACAGCTACGGACCAg GTGATGGTCAAGAGGGAATACAGAATAAGCACAAATTGTTTTCTGCAGAAGAGTCAGAGGGGCCATATTACACACCAGAATCTTCTTCTCAatcctg TTCTGGAGAGGTATCAGCGGAAGGCTCCAGTAGTGGTAGAGCTCCAGTGCTGTATCCCCCTCCTCCAAACTGCCGCATTCGAGAAGTGCACTATGGCAATCAAGTACGGTTGGTAGTCATAGCGATCCGCGACATCACTAAGGGTGAGGAAATCACTGTGGATTACAGTTTGACAGAGTTGGCGGAAAACACAATG GGTTTTCATGGCACAGTGCCTCCTGCTGGCTTTGAATGCCACTCTGTCCAAGAGAACATTAAGAAG gAGGATGAGTCCGGACCAGTTCCTGTGTCGGATTATGTTACACCATCTtggtctctttctccctcatcctcccctgtctctcactctgagcCCAGCGACTCTGACCGTGAATCAGACTGTGTTAACAGCGAGGCACACAACCGGATGAACCGCAAAAAACGCAAATCAACAGTATCCTCTCCTATTATTTATACTAACAGCAAAAAGAAACCTCCTCAGCGCCCCCCCGGGCGGCCTCCGACACTACCCCGCTCTTTACCTTCCTCCCCACCACAGCCTGCTGCCCCCTCCAGGCCTGTTTTTAAGTGCCCTGCACCAGCTGGAGTTGCAGGGAGTAATATTAACGTAGCAGCATGTAGGGGTGTTAATGTCTCACCACTGAGACAGTGCTGTGTGTATTGTGGACGACACTACCGCTCACTCCCACGCCACCTGGAGAAACACCATGCCCACCAGCCAGATGTACGTGCCTCCATGGAACGAGCACACACCTCTGCTCGCCTGCCACATTTGCATGCCTCCTTGCCttcatcctcatcctcctcttcctccacacATCATCGCTGTCATAAAGAAAAACCCAGGCATGCAGTTGTAGCCACACAGCAGTCCCCACCCCCTTTATCCCTTTCCCCAACTAGAAGGAGCCCAACCCCCTCTAGCCCTTCCCACAAAAGCCCTGCCCCTCCACCAATAACCCCACCCTGTAGGGGAGGAGTCCCAGTGTCTGTTTTGAAGAGAAGCCCACCAACCCCTGTGACTCTGTCCCGGAAGGTGGGACGCAAagtgaagaaagagaaagaagagattGAAGTGGTGGAAAAACCAAAAGAAGAGGGGATTCCCATGGAAGCAAAGGAGGTGGAGACACAGCAATCAAAGGTGGAAGAGGCAGAAAATGGTGAGAGGGAGGAAGACAGCGGAGCAGAGGACAAGAGCGACCTGTCTAG tTCTCGTCGACCCCACATGCTCCCCCTCctgtcctctctttcttctttggTTCTGTACCTGCGGCGTCTTCAGCACTCCGCCTTTATCTCACTCTCACGCTCTCCTCAGTCGGCTGAAGCGTGGCGTCTGCTCTGCCATTCCAGTCTGGCTCTACTTATCCTGTACAACCGCCGCCGTGAGTGTGAGGTGTCCAAACTCACCATTTCTGAGTACCAGGCCAGGGTTACCCCACAGTGCCCCATTCCTGTGCCTCCTGGTGCCCCACCGGCTCTGACTCCACTTGAGGCTTCACTGTCCCCATTCGAACGCCTTGTGCTGCCTCACTTGCCGCGTGTGGGAGTCCAGGGCAAAAGGGGGCGTGTCCAGCCCCTCATCTTGCCCCCGCACTCTGAGGCCTGCCTGGAGCTTCTTTTGCAGACGCGGCCCGGAGTTGGAGTGGACCCCCAGAACCCTTATATTTTTGCCCGGCCATATCATTCCCCTGCCACTCCTCTGCGGGGTACAGATCTGCTACGGAGTTTGGCCAAATCCAGCGGTACTCGTCACCCACAGGCGCTAACACAGACACGTGTTCGCCGGCAGGTGGCCATTCTAACCCAACTGCTGCTGCTGGGTGAGGGAGAAGAGGAAGGCCAGTGTGGAAATGCCACACAGCGTCTGGAAAGCTTCCTGCAGAAGGAGTACCATGTGACGCAGAGCTGCGCTACCATTGGTCAGGATCCTGGGCTGATGGGCCTTATTGGGCGAGTGGTCCTGTGTGGGGAGAGGGATGGCGTCTTGTTCCGGGGCATGAGTCTCCATCATATTTGCTTGGAGTTAGACG tgATGTCAGGCAACTCTGCAGATTCTCTGTCAGAGGAATCAGAAGGCgagcaggaaaaagaaaagaatgaatcGTCCAcaattatgataaaaaaaatcaccattAACAACAAGCCCCCTCGCCCCAGGAAGATGAATTCCTCTCCCTTTTCCCCCAACCGCAAGAGAAGCTCTGGACAGCCTAAACCAG GTAAACGGGGTGTTCTGAAGCGGCCTTGGTCTGAAGCAGAACGTGCAGCCGTGGAGTCCCACCTTGTGCGTAACATCATGGAGCTGCGTGTTCCCGCTAAAGCTGACTGTGAACGGTGCCTGGAGCAATGCCCCCTTCTGGTCACCAACCGCCGTGACTGGAGGGCCATTAAGTTCTACTGCCACAATCGTATTCAGCTGCTGAAAAAAACCCAGCAGAGACAGAGCCCACCCACCCTGTCTGTTTGCTGA